A single genomic interval of Agarivorans aestuarii harbors:
- a CDS encoding AmpG family muropeptide MFS transporter, with protein sequence MNSSLNWSQTLRSYLDKRLLWVFMLGCASGFPWVLIGSNMSGWLTDAGLSRSAIGFFGSVFTVYAINFLWAPLVDRVKLPVLHAWLGQRRSWIFLCQSIVLLCTFGIAQFDPANSLVFTSLLALCIATASSTQDIAIDAYRIDSFANAESHRLPQASAMAVIGWWTGYSLPGYLAFINADSIGWNGVYLGMCFIVALLMLFTVLVKEPLSNREALQQQAELRHAEYLGTRSPLLAWLTVTVAEPFLDFFRRNGVRVAITLLLFVFLFKIGEAFLGRMSITFYREVGFSNEQIGHYSKLIGWGATVVFTIIGSAFNVRFGIIKGLILGGIAMASSNLMFAWIASAGPNEQLFLATIIVDNFTSAFATVAFVSFLTVLTGQAFSATQYALLASLGNLGRTTLASFSGNLADYLESWPLFFILTAVMVIPSLIMLLSLKGYFTKILAHNASSKQS encoded by the coding sequence ATGAACTCATCGCTAAATTGGTCTCAGACCCTACGTTCTTATTTAGATAAACGATTGCTTTGGGTATTTATGCTCGGTTGTGCCAGCGGTTTTCCGTGGGTACTAATTGGTTCTAATATGTCGGGCTGGCTTACCGACGCCGGTTTGTCACGCTCAGCCATTGGCTTTTTTGGCTCGGTATTTACCGTGTATGCCATCAATTTTTTATGGGCTCCCTTAGTTGATAGGGTAAAACTTCCCGTTTTACATGCTTGGCTCGGCCAGCGTAGAAGTTGGATATTTTTGTGCCAAAGTATCGTGTTGCTGTGTACCTTTGGCATTGCCCAGTTTGACCCCGCCAACAGCCTGGTATTTACCTCACTGCTCGCTTTGTGCATTGCCACCGCATCTTCTACTCAAGACATTGCCATTGATGCCTACCGTATCGACAGCTTCGCTAATGCTGAATCGCACCGCTTACCACAAGCTTCGGCCATGGCTGTGATTGGTTGGTGGACCGGTTATTCCTTACCGGGGTATTTAGCCTTTATTAATGCTGACAGCATTGGTTGGAACGGCGTCTATTTAGGTATGTGTTTTATTGTGGCCTTGCTGATGCTATTTACCGTGTTAGTGAAGGAACCGTTAAGTAACCGCGAAGCCTTGCAACAACAAGCAGAGCTGCGCCATGCCGAATACCTTGGCACAAGATCGCCCTTGCTAGCATGGCTAACCGTAACTGTGGCCGAACCCTTTTTAGATTTTTTCCGCCGCAATGGCGTGCGAGTAGCAATCACCTTGTTATTGTTTGTATTTCTGTTCAAAATTGGCGAAGCCTTTTTAGGCCGAATGTCGATAACCTTTTACCGCGAAGTGGGTTTTAGTAATGAGCAAATTGGCCATTACTCTAAGCTTATTGGCTGGGGAGCCACCGTAGTATTCACCATTATTGGCAGTGCTTTTAATGTGCGCTTTGGCATTATTAAAGGGCTAATATTGGGTGGCATCGCCATGGCTAGCAGCAACTTAATGTTCGCTTGGATTGCCTCAGCTGGTCCAAATGAACAATTGTTCTTAGCCACCATTATCGTCGATAACTTTACCAGTGCCTTTGCCACAGTCGCCTTTGTTTCGTTTTTAACAGTGCTTACTGGCCAAGCTTTTTCTGCAACTCAATATGCCTTGTTAGCTAGCTTGGGGAACTTGGGACGCACCACTCTCGCCTCCTTCAGCGGTAACTTGGCAGATTACTTAGAATCTTGGCCGCTATTTTTCATCTTAACTGCAGTAATGGTAATCCCGAGCCTAATAATGTTACTTAGCTTAAAGGGCTATTTTACCAAGATACTGGCGCACAACGCCTCCAGCAAACAGAGCTAA
- a CDS encoding RNA polymerase sigma factor has product MSSHGKIEHLFRHEYGQLVALLVRRFGFEHFEQVEDAVQWAMAQALDNWLKQAVPDKPSAWLYQVALRYLLSQFRQQQSHSNLLAQTEEPQTEVLVEPPLSGELSDALLRMLFVASDEALAVESQLVFTLKSLVGFSIKETALRLFISEANAYKRFSRARKHLQQQPLQLDSLNEQDMQRRLPAVYRVLYLLFTEGYLSSHEDLSIRQDLCEEAIRLTGLLSQHALGNRPESYALLALMYLNTARLPARQQAGELLLLQEQDRSSWNQAQIAMGLRCLQRSAQGEQLSRYHIEAGIAAEHCLASSFEQTRWHKIVEAYLLLEKLAPSPFHILNRAVALAQWQGAKAGLAVLENSQAPSWLSRSYHWYAVLADLQFRSGEQKLAEQNAQLALEEAPSAAIRRLLSKRWSLSPLKD; this is encoded by the coding sequence TTGAGTTCTCACGGAAAAATAGAGCATCTATTTCGCCACGAGTATGGCCAACTCGTGGCCTTATTAGTTCGCCGTTTTGGCTTTGAGCATTTTGAGCAAGTAGAAGATGCGGTGCAGTGGGCGATGGCCCAAGCGCTTGATAATTGGTTGAAACAGGCGGTGCCAGACAAACCCTCTGCTTGGCTCTATCAAGTGGCACTGCGTTACCTTTTGTCGCAGTTTCGCCAACAGCAAAGCCATTCTAATTTGCTAGCCCAAACTGAAGAGCCACAAACTGAGGTACTGGTAGAGCCGCCACTTAGTGGAGAATTAAGTGACGCATTATTGCGAATGTTGTTTGTTGCTAGCGATGAGGCTTTAGCGGTGGAGTCGCAACTGGTTTTCACCCTAAAAAGCTTGGTGGGGTTTAGCATTAAAGAAACTGCATTGCGGCTATTTATTAGTGAAGCCAATGCTTATAAGCGCTTTAGTCGTGCTAGAAAACACCTACAACAGCAACCCTTGCAACTAGATAGCTTAAACGAGCAAGACATGCAACGGCGTTTGCCAGCAGTGTACCGGGTATTGTATTTGCTTTTTACCGAAGGCTATTTGTCTTCTCACGAAGATTTATCTATTCGCCAAGATTTATGTGAAGAGGCAATTCGTTTAACTGGGTTGCTAAGCCAACATGCCTTGGGCAATCGGCCCGAAAGTTATGCTTTGTTAGCCCTTATGTATCTAAATACAGCTAGGTTGCCCGCGCGACAACAAGCGGGGGAGCTACTGCTGTTGCAAGAACAAGATCGTAGTAGCTGGAATCAGGCACAAATTGCTATGGGCTTGCGTTGTTTGCAGCGCTCGGCGCAAGGTGAGCAATTGTCTCGCTATCATATTGAGGCGGGCATAGCGGCGGAACACTGCTTGGCTTCTTCTTTTGAGCAGACTCGTTGGCATAAAATAGTGGAGGCCTATCTACTGCTAGAAAAGCTGGCGCCTTCACCCTTTCATATTCTCAATCGGGCGGTGGCCTTGGCGCAATGGCAAGGGGCAAAGGCTGGCTTGGCAGTGCTTGAAAACTCTCAAGCTCCTAGTTGGCTGAGTCGCTCTTATCATTGGTATGCGGTATTGGCAGACTTACAGTTTCGCAGTGGAGAGCAGAAACTGGCAGAGCAAAATGCCCAGCTAGCACTAGAGGAGGCTCCTAGCGCTGCGATTAGGCGTTTATTAAGCAAGCGCTGGAGTTTGTCGCCTCTTAAAGACTAG
- a CDS encoding YciI family protein has translation MSNKQYMCLLRSDSGGCEQLSASDMEVMYAKFNAWQTKFADNIVDMGGKLGSEGAVVNRDEVKDGPFIEVKEIVGGYMLLTASDLAEAVEVIKASPMVENMGTNIELREISKP, from the coding sequence ATGAGCAATAAACAATATATGTGTTTACTTCGCAGTGACTCGGGCGGCTGCGAACAATTATCTGCCAGTGATATGGAAGTGATGTACGCCAAATTTAATGCTTGGCAAACTAAGTTTGCCGACAACATTGTGGATATGGGCGGTAAGTTGGGCAGTGAAGGGGCGGTGGTTAATCGTGATGAAGTAAAAGATGGCCCCTTCATCGAAGTTAAAGAAATTGTTGGTGGTTATATGTTGCTTACTGCCAGTGATTTAGCAGAAGCCGTCGAGGTGATTAAAGCGAGCCCTATGGTTGAAAACATGGGAACCAATATTGAGCTTCGAGAAATAAGCAAACCTTGA